The sequence TACAAATGAATAATACCCAGATCCTGACTTATGAGTTGTAGGAGGTTGATATTGTTGTATTGTGTTGCGATCTGATCTATATAAGTGGAATGGGTAAGTTTTGTTGCAAAATCATGCAACcacatcaacaaaacaacttttACTGGCCAGATTTCTACTCTTAATGTTACGAGCTGTTGGATTTACAGCGTATGGAACCTCTTCCATATCCTGTCTCTAGTATTGATAGAATAGTGCATACACATTACCAGAACATGATGGAAGTGATATATGGATCTTCTTCTATTGTGTTCTAAATGTATATTGGGCAATGGGCATGGATACAAATACAATACACTATGTGTGAACTAATTGGagaataataattacatatgtttCATACACTGCTAGTACAAGATGTGACCGACTTTTCCTTGCTGGCCGATGGATGGCTTTTTGTTGTTGAGTGTGATGGGTGGCTCGACATGTGATACTTCTAGTTGCTCATTACTCATGCTTTTGTCTTGATTTAgtcctaaaatttaaatttaaaggtCTAatgtggtactccctccgttcatcTATAGTTGACAgctattttgaaacaaataagTGAGCTTGGCGGTTAAAGTTTGTTACGTGTTAATGGTTGTTAGACATGACACGAGATTTGCTTGGTACGTGTTAATGCTTGCTATATGATATCAAGAAATACGGCGCATTGCACATGCCCTACATGTAAACTTTGTGAAAGCCATTCAGAACTGATCAAGTTTGTTTGCATGACTTATATCATGCTGCTGCAGGATGGCAACGGGCAACATGTTATAAATAAACAGTTTCTCTAAGTTATTGGTTGAGAATATAATAAGCCatatgtttttgttttagaGGGTAGAATTAGCGATTGGAGAGATATTGGAGGAAACCAAatgataaatttaaatttggggTGTGTAATAGTTGGTTTGCCAGTAGATGATAAAAATAGTTGCGTTAATGTCATCTATTGAGTTGCCAGTAGATGATAGAAATAGTTGCGTTGCAGGTGATCTGGGATCATCCTAGTCTTGTACAAATGTTGCCATGAAAGATGTGGTCACTAAGTATACATTCAACAATCATGAACTAGCGATCTATCCAAACAAGGGGGCTCGCCAAGATCGCCATGTCGGACTCCGAGGAGCACCACTTTGAGTCGAAGGCCGAGGCTGGAACCATCCGCAAGAATGGGTACATCGTTATTAAGAACCGCCCCTGCAAGGTGGTGGATGTTTCTACCTCGAAGACTAGTAAGCACGGTCATGCCGAGTGTCACTTTGTTGCCAAAGATATTGTTCCTTCATCCCACAACTGTGATGTTCCACACGTGAACCGAACAGAGTACAAGCTGATATTCGTGAGCCTTCTTACTAGGAGCGGTAACAATAAGGATGATCTTAGACTCCCAACTTATGACAATCTCCTGGGCCAGATCAAGGCTGGATTTGGTCAAGGCAAGGATGTTGTTGTGACTGTCATGTCCGCCATGGGGAGGAGCAGATCTGTGTGCTGAAGGACATTGGCCCTAGTAACTTCCTCAAGTGAAAGACTACGAAACAGAGGGATGCTTATGTATCAAACCTAAACTATAAAAAACAATGATGTACTAGATCTTTTATGGACAGGACTTCACCGACAAAGGTCTAATGCCAGTGTTTGAGGACAGGACTTCACCGACAAAGGAGATAGAAATAAGCATCCTACTAATGGCTTTAAGGGCGGTCAGTATTCACTAGTTGGCACAATAAATTTAGGTGATGGTATGCGCCATAGTTTCCTATGTTGATATTTATTCATTAGTTTACATAAGTTGACATATACCAGCCTGTATGTTGAAGAAGTTGAACTTCATCTTGCAAATACCGAAAAGGATAGGGTACATGTTGCAAATATACTTATCACTGGCAAATATGCTGAGGACCTATATGTGATTTCTGCAAACAATAGTGCTCCGATGAAAGATTGAAAGAGTTTCCTAAATGACATTTAGACCCAGATACCACTATGTAATGTAAACTAGATGGTACTTCGCGCATTGCTACGGAACACTTAACATATTGTCGGATTAGGaaacaaattttttatataaaaaagccAATGAACTGAAGTAATTCTACAGGTTGATGGGGATATAATATGCCATATAAGCAATCTAACATGGCCACTGATAACTTGACAGGCAGCTATATTGTTCAGAGACTAAATCACATGTTAGGAAGGAAAAATGTGATAAATTGTATCGTTGATTTTAAtcataaattaaagaaaatgcttctcaCTAATTTGGTAAACATCACATTGCTAGGTAAAGCTATAATCACTTGAATTGTTTGGATAAACAGATGTCAATCCATCCCATGACTCCATGAGGGAGATCCATTAGACCAAATGCTGATGGTCCATGCAGTTGCTGTAACCATTGAGAAAACATACATTTACTAGCTAAAATCAAGTTTACATACCAGCAAGATCATGTAAGATATTAAAGCCCTTCCATAGTTCCATCAAATGTAAGTCTGAAGAGCAAGAGACTGGCTTTGGTTTATTCCTTCCATCTAGTGGTCTGGTGATGAACTGaaacaattcaaattttagtgttTTATTATGGAAAAATAAAATGCACCTAATAGATCATGGCGATGAAGGGTTTAATTCACAAAATATAAGTATCAAAGACATATAAGgaattgttttacaatatctcTAGCTATCTGAATATATGTAGCAAAATAATGATGGGCAGCTTTGCAatttcatatatacatatggatGAAACCACCCTAGTCCCTAGAGTAATGAATTACTTGATCAATTGCTCCAGAATAACACAATGCCTTTCATAGGGATGATTCTTACACCTGAAATAAAAATGGACATTAGAATTTACCTTGACGTCCCCCACACAGGTAGCCAAATCAAAATGTACACAGAAAGTAGAGAGAGAATGATAACAAAATTTCATAGCTATAGTCCTACAATCTGAAGAAAACCAAGATTAGAAAAGGCAAGAAGCAATTATGATTTAATTTAAAAGGGAGGAGAGATGAGGGAGATACACAAATAACAAAGGGGCATGGGAGGAACAAAAATTTCACAATAGTACTGCATTCTGAAGCGAACCAAAATTAGAGAAAGCAAGCAAGGAGGATGGGAGGAAGATGCAAGGTAAACAGAAGCATGAGAGGATTTTATAGACGGGTGTACTATCGGCTAACATTCGATCATAGTGGAGTTGATGATGAAGCGGACTGAGGATATGAAGCGGACCGAGGCGATGCTCTTGGCTGTTGATTCCCTTGCTCGGGAACAGGATGGGACGGGACGGCGTGCGAGtattaacagtgaaatttggtaagcccccaaagtcatcatcggcctagagtcattatcggcttcagagtcctggaatcggccgatgggaattatcaagtcgccaatagtcggattacTGCTATATtcagttaaggaaattaatcaattaaaggaagttcattcagaagagaccgagttcaaagaggaTGCGGTATCgtagtttatctattaattaggaagagtttgttagtttccttttatctttaggaaattatgtttagtgtccgataaggactttatgttttccttttatctttaggaaagtttctttctcgTCTAACAAGGACCAATAtctacctatgggtataaatatgtacacccggggtgaTTGTAATTtatctccacgatcaatacaaattcggcgcatcgccacctttttttacttttctactTTTTCGACGAATTTATTCTTTTCATCGGCTGGGCTAGGGCTTCAACACTCTGATCTTGTCAATGTAAGCACCTATCTaccatatatcttagttaatctagtttggtagttcaatttacttgtatcggctaagattcgttttagggtttataCCGGAACCGGCTAAATTGATTTACCaaattagattagctaaggtatctaccaccctgaaaatcagtcaagaGCATGATTCACTACAAGATATCTTATGATAGATGACGCTTCATTTACGTCACAAACATTGAATTTTTCGTCACGTTTCGTAATCTGTGACGCTCGTGTGACGAAAATTCATTCGTCACCTATCATGCGTCTCTAATAGCGTTCTATGACAAAACCTTATTTTTTTCGTCATTAATCTAGTGACGATCCTTCTGTCGTCATAACTTTGTGATGCTCATATTCGTCATTATCTAGCCTAAAAAACGTCACAAAATATCAGATGGCCCATTAAAATCCATGTATTGAGCACCCTGTttatgggcttagcccaatggCATGCCCAACTAGATTTTAGCCTGGCCCATCTATGATGTAGCATATTTTCAGCCCAATTTTATTATATCCATTTGctttaatatcaaataataaatagGCCAAGTCCATTGCAAAAGCCCATATAAGCCCAAACATTATACCACACCATTTTCAGCCCATCATATTAGTATCAAATAACAAGTGGGCTAAGCCCATATAGGCCCAACAATCAAACACAATAACAACCCATATAGCACAAAGGTTACAACCCATATAGCAACTGGTTCTTCTGATAATGCACCATTACAGAAGTCTTACAAACCGAAAAAAACAAAGGTTTCAACAAACTGCATGCACCATCAACAATCACCTACAAGGATATGTTGTATCAAACTAGCAAAGATATCTGATTCTAAGGTTGCCAAATGTTCATAGCATGTATTTCTGAGATATTTCACCACTCCAGATGGCAAAATCTTCAGCTGCCTCCATCCTGTACATTTCTTCTCTTGAAAATCAACCAATGGCATCAATGTATCTTTACCCTTTACAAGATCCTACCCAACAGACATCATTGTAAGTACAGAGAAATGCAGTACTGAAATGCAGTATACAGTAGAGAGAAATCTAATCTAGTTCTCAACAAGCTGACATAGTATACAGTAGAGAGAGAAGTACAGAGAAATGCAGTACTGGATGCAGCTTTATCACTACAGGAAAGAAACTCttaagttaattaatttcaGGCTAAGTTAAAACTACTGGTGGAACTGGGTAAATTTGGACCACTCATCCAACCAAGGATTGGAATCAAACCAGCAAGCTAAAGTCTAAAGGGTAGCCTCTGATCAGGATCAGATTCTTCACCAGCTAATTGAAGCAGAAATGCTGAATGCTAAATTGCTTGCTTCTGTAAAGCGCACTGAACTGAACTAAATGAATTACAGTGTGAAAGAAGATACAGTAGAAGTAGCAGATTACTTCTCTGTTTTAGCAGATTAGCTCATGGCAAGatgtttagataatggaatagatatCTAGTTTGATTGCCAGATGCAAGTTGATCTCTTTGCCCAGAAATTGAGCATGAACATGCACAGTGCATGATGCACTCACTCTCATTCATCAGTCATCACCTACATGAATGTAATTTGTTTACATGAATGTAAGAAGGTGGGAAAATGACACTTATCTTTCTAGTCAATGGGATCTTTGAACGCAGTGGCACACAACCCTCTGTAGCTTGCAATTCATATCTACAACAGAGCAACTGCAAGCTTGCATCCTTCTCTTTTCATCAGAAACTTACAGCTCCAAATGAATATGCAATGAAACAAGTTCAGAATATTTAGTCTCTACCTATGTAGCGTGGCAAGAAAGCTCTGCTACATAAATTGATTTACTTTCTGTAGGACAGGGGAATAAGAGTTAAGTACACATGCCAAGAATTACCATTGCTGAGAGGAGTTGCAACTGTACTTTGATCTAAGTATCATCATACGCAAGTAAATGCATCCAGAACTTGCAGATCGAGGGAACAGTGCTACCGGATGAATCGTAGGATCAACCATCATTCAACAGAGACAGATAGAGATTAAAGCTTACTGTTGTGGCTCGATGATGGCGGATGAGTGCTCGACCCATCGGCGTGTCACGACCGCCTCTCTGACGGACTCTGAAGCTGCGACAATGGACGGGGAACAGGAGAAGGTGTAAAGCTCAAAGGCGTTAAGCAATGGAGGAAAGCGTAATTATGTGGGAGAAAGCGTATTTATGTAATAAAGGAGTTGGTGTGTGTGTCACATGGTGTGTGG is a genomic window of Oryza glaberrima chromosome 7, OglaRS2, whole genome shotgun sequence containing:
- the LOC127779983 gene encoding eukaryotic translation initiation factor 5A-like; translated protein: MSDSEEHHFESKAEAGTIRKNGYIVIKNRPCKVVDVSTSKTSKHGHAECHFVAKDIVPSSHNCDVPHVNRTEYKLIFVSLLTRSGNNKDDLRLPTYDNLLGQIKAGFGQGKDVVVTVMSAMGRSRSVC